The genomic interval GAGGAGCAAACAAAAGCCATTGGTGCTATTCCTCAAGTATTACCATTTGGTGAAGTATATTCTGCACTTTCTACAGGCGTAGTTGATGCAGCCGAAAATCCTCTCTCTAACTTCTATAATTCTAAATTTTATGAAGTGCAAAGCTCTGTTACACTTTCAAATCACGGCTATTTAGGTTATCTAGTTGTGGTGAGTGATAAATTTTGGAAGGAGCTTCCTGATGATTTAAAAGAAATTTTTAAGCAAGCTCTCCACGAAGCTACAGAGTTTGAACGAGAAGAAAGTGCAAAAGAAGAAAAACTATTTCTTAAAAAACTTGAAAAGGATGACGCAACAAAAACACAAATTATCACACTTAATGATGAGCAAAAAGCTCTATGGAAAGAAACTATGCAGACTATTTATCCCAAGTTTTATAATATAGTTGGGCAAGATTTGATTGAAAAAATTATACAAGTGCAATAATTTGCGGAGGAAACTTGATGTTTTCTTGGATTACTAAACCATTTGTATGGGCACATCATAACCCACGCATTCTTAAAATTTTTGCCATTTTAGATAAAATTATTGCCTCTATAAATAAAAACATTGCCGTAATTGGCTTAGTTGTAGGGGTGCTTATTACTGCTTTAAATGTATTTTGCCGTTATCTCACTGGATTATTTCCAGATTTTATCCACCTCTCACTGACTTGGGCAGAAGAAATTGCACGATATTGTTTTTTGTGGTCAGCTCTTTTTGGTGCAGCATATGGATTTAGAAAAGGCGTACATATCAGTGTTACTATGCTTCTTGAGCGTTTTCCTCCTCAATATGCTAAAGCTTGTGTGCTTGGTATACATACGCTTAATGCAATCTTTCTTGCTTTTATGACATATGCCGGAGCTATGGTATGTTACGATAATTATATTCTTGGTTATATGAGCGAAGCTCTGCATAATGTCCCTTTATGGATTTTTTTGCTTTGTCTGCCTTTTGCTTTTTTTGGTGCAACTTACCGTTGTAT from Helicobacter hepaticus ATCC 51449 carries:
- a CDS encoding TRAP transporter small permease, with product MFSWITKPFVWAHHNPRILKIFAILDKIIASINKNIAVIGLVVGVLITALNVFCRYLTGLFPDFIHLSLTWAEEIARYCFLWSALFGAAYGFRKGVHISVTMLLERFPPQYAKACVLGIHTLNAIFLAFMTYAGAMVCYDNYILGYMSEALHNVPLWIFLLCLPFAFFGATYRCIEKIYEVSWMEADKVIKNAENEMIHDSVIKD